A portion of the Lolium rigidum isolate FL_2022 chromosome 1, APGP_CSIRO_Lrig_0.1, whole genome shotgun sequence genome contains these proteins:
- the LOC124685015 gene encoding E3 ubiquitin ligase BIG BROTHER-related-like, with protein sequence MATMGPPGAFRRITVHYSTAGDEANNDSFLEFVIGDVLQGQENLYQSIMGARTPGASECSHHCHEESSTSRGSRSGETSRTSDEQIAADFEYARQLQEMGDLTIGTPPDVDEQDDISCVPSPSDTDDDDNGDDEEEAARQDDDSDNDDVDPDNMTYEQRQELVESVGNESRGLSDELMRYLVPWKYKSGSGFFSRKTNHDDCCSVCLSSFRNRESLITLPCKHSYHAGCITRWLKIDKTCPVCKYEVFGPS encoded by the exons ATGGCCACCATGGGTCCGCCTGGCGCCTTCCGGAGGATCACCGTGCACTACAGCACCGCCGGCGATGAAGCAAACAATGATAGCTTCCTCGAGTTTGTGATCGGTGATGTTCTTCAAGGCCAG GAGAACCTGTATCAATCGATCATGGGTGCAAGGACACCTGGTGCATCTGAGTGCTCACATCATTGTCATGAAGAGAGCAGCACTAGCAGGGGTTCAAGGTCAGGAGAgacctcaagaacttcagatgaaCAGATCGCGGCCGACTTTGAATACGCTAGGCAGCTGCAGGAGATGGGAGATCTTACGATCGGAACGCCTCCGGATGTTGACGAACAGGACG ATATAAGCTGTGTGCCTTCCCCATCTGACACCGATGATGACGAtaatggtgatgatgaagaagag GCTGCTAGGCAAGATGATGACAGTGACAATGATGATGTTGATCCAGACAACATGACCTACGAG CAAAGGCAGGAACTTGTGGAATCAGTAGGAAATGAGAGCAGAGGTTTATCTGACGAACTCATGCGATATTTGGTGCCATGGAAGTACAAATCAGGATCAGGATTCTTCTCAAGGAAGACAAACCATGATGA TTGTTGTTCTGTGTGCCTATCATCTTTCAGAAACCGGGAGAGCCTCATAACCTTGCCCTGCAAGCACAGTTACCACGCTGGTTGCATTACTAGGTGGCTCAAGATCGACAAG ACATGCCCAGTCTGCAAATATGAAGTGTTTGGCCCTTCCTAG